The following proteins are encoded in a genomic region of Sphingobacteriales bacterium:
- a CDS encoding rod shape-determining protein has translation MGFFSFLNKEIALDLGTANTLIIYRDQVVVDEPSIVAVDKKTNQVIAVGKKAMMMHEKTHANIETIRPLKDGVIADFTAAEAMIRGFISMINDGNKWFRPSLTMVICIPSGITEVEKRAVVESAERANARERYLIHEPMAAALGIGLDVEMPEGNMIIDIGGGTTEIAVIALSGIVTDQSIRVAGDEFTLDIVEYVKRQHNILIGERTAEPVKIHVGSALQDLENPPEDYAVHGRDLLTGIPKQVTVSYSEIAGCLDKSISKIEEAVMKALESTPPELASDIYRKGLYLTGGGALLRGLDKRIAMKTKLPVQVADDPLRAVVRGTGIALKNRDRFTFLMS, from the coding sequence ATGGGATTTTTTAGTTTTCTGAATAAAGAGATTGCATTAGACCTTGGTACGGCAAATACGCTGATCATATACAGAGACCAGGTGGTGGTAGACGAACCGTCTATCGTGGCCGTTGATAAGAAAACGAATCAGGTGATTGCAGTGGGAAAGAAGGCGATGATGATGCACGAAAAGACACATGCCAACATCGAAACGATACGTCCGCTGAAAGACGGTGTGATTGCCGACTTTACCGCAGCGGAAGCGATGATACGTGGATTTATTTCCATGATAAATGATGGCAACAAATGGTTTCGCCCGTCGTTGACGATGGTGATCTGCATTCCATCGGGTATCACGGAGGTGGAGAAACGTGCAGTAGTGGAATCTGCGGAGCGCGCGAATGCGAGAGAACGCTATTTGATTCACGAACCGATGGCGGCGGCATTAGGTATAGGCCTCGATGTGGAAATGCCGGAAGGCAACATGATCATTGATATCGGCGGCGGTACGACGGAGATTGCGGTGATTGCCCTGTCAGGAATTGTAACCGATCAGTCTATCCGTGTGGCCGGTGACGAGTTTACACTGGATATCGTGGAGTATGTGAAAAGACAGCATAATATTTTAATCGGTGAACGTACGGCGGAGCCGGTGAAAATACATGTGGGTTCTGCCTTGCAGGATCTGGAAAATCCGCCGGAAGATTATGCCGTTCACGGAAGAGACTTGCTGACGGGCATTCCAAAACAGGTGACCGTTTCCTATTCGGAGATTGCAGGTTGCCTGGATAAATCCATTTCCAAGATTGAAGAAGCGGTGATGAAAGCGCTGGAGTCTACTCCGCCGGAACTGGCTTCGGATATCTATCGCAAAGGATTGTATCTGACGGGCGGTGGCGCGTTGTTGCGTGGCCTGGATAAACGGATTGCCATGAAAACAAAACTGCCGGTACAGGTGGCGGATGATCCGCTTCGTGCCGTTGTACGGGGTACCGGAATCGCATTGAAAAACAGAGACCGTTTTACCTTCCTGATGAGTTAA
- the mreC gene encoding rod shape-determining protein MreC: MRSIYFLLSRFHVLFLFVLMEIFSLYLIYQSHKYQEVTFLNTSNNLAGKVVGFANSFYTFINLGNTNRELTEENTRLKKRIRYRNTYPADTALPEQSESYSFEYIPAKIVNNSISKSINYITLNKGSKDGIQKGWGVVSSNGVVGIVTNVSENFSLVMSVLSVKMLVSVRHKNTNALGNLSWNGKSPALLQIQNISKTLPVKKNDTIVTAGFSSIFPPDIIVGKVKRFSPDESSSFYEVDIEPTNAISRLSYVYVVKNSKKKEIDALESNALNE; the protein is encoded by the coding sequence ATGCGCAGCATATATTTTCTTCTTTCCAGGTTTCATGTACTCTTCCTGTTTGTACTGATGGAAATCTTTAGTCTTTATCTTATTTATCAGTCACACAAATATCAGGAAGTGACATTCCTGAACACCTCCAATAACCTTGCCGGTAAGGTGGTAGGATTTGCCAATAGCTTTTATACGTTTATAAATCTAGGCAACACGAACAGGGAGTTGACAGAAGAAAATACCCGCCTGAAAAAAAGGATACGATACCGGAATACTTATCCTGCAGATACCGCACTTCCGGAACAATCGGAGTCTTACAGCTTTGAATATATTCCTGCAAAAATTGTCAATAACAGTATCAGTAAAAGCATTAACTACATAACACTGAACAAAGGCAGTAAAGACGGTATTCAGAAAGGTTGGGGTGTGGTCAGCAGCAACGGTGTGGTGGGTATTGTGACGAATGTTTCTGAAAATTTTTCTCTGGTGATGTCTGTCTTAAGTGTAAAGATGCTGGTGAGTGTCCGTCATAAGAACACGAATGCGTTGGGTAACCTGAGTTGGAACGGCAAAAGTCCGGCATTGCTGCAGATTCAGAATATCAGCAAAACACTTCCCGTCAAGAAGAACGATACCATTGTAACGGCGGGATTTTCCTCCATATTTCCACCGGATATTATAGTCGGAAAAGTGAAGCGCTTCAGCCCGGATGAAAGTTCCAGTTTTTATGAAGTGGATATAGAACCTACGAATGCCATTAGCCGGCTGAGTTATGTGTATGTCGTTAAGAACAGTAAAAAGAAAGAAATTGATGCATTGGAATCAAACGCATTGAATGAATAA
- the mrdA gene encoding penicillin-binding protein 2, protein MQRGNESGILEKAIYIAAFILIVRLFFLQVLTPGYKLKAHDNVVKKVTIYPSRGLIIDRNGKIIVYNDAVYDILIQWNITKDLDTLKLCELLNTSMDFARKKLDEIKRTTPNKPTTLIKLLDPQTFARFQEHLFEFPSISFQTRTVRRYPYHGGAALLGYLSEVTENNIANSEGYYELGDYMGTTGLEYFYDEWLRGEKGYSFQVVDVKNTYKGKYKDGKDDKIPVAGWDLVSGIDAELQAYGEKLMQGKVGGIVAIEPSTGEILAYVSSPGYDPNILTGRYRRHNFNVLFKDYYKPLLNRPIQAMYPPGSTFKAGAALVMLQENIHGEKWSWFCPGGYRVGNHVVKCHGVHGIPDVETALQYSCNSYFCKIYNDFIMDSVFAAPEIGYQKWWDMTSQFGYGKKIGIDLAGEKKGNLPTVKYYNKVFGAGRWKASTVISNSIGQGEVLATPLQIANAMVIIANKGFYITPKICRFLKKDDKYRKPKKVKIVTTIDSVYYRYVTDGLEKVVLAGTARVAQIPGISFCGKTGTAQNPHGKDHSIFAGFGPKENPKIAIAVFVENAGFGATYAAPIASLMVEKYLNDTIAKKRIPLEERMISIHLMKTVSEIKNLKSAGQQKQDSIARIKAKKDSVIRDRFRQDSVKAAKLKAQKELKQISDSTANSPKIKNVYP, encoded by the coding sequence ATGCAACGAGGGAATGAAAGCGGCATTTTAGAGAAAGCGATTTATATCGCCGCGTTTATCCTGATTGTCCGTTTATTCTTTTTACAGGTTCTCACACCGGGATACAAACTGAAAGCGCATGATAATGTCGTGAAGAAAGTAACGATTTATCCGTCACGCGGACTTATCATAGACAGGAATGGTAAAATCATTGTGTATAATGATGCCGTTTATGATATCCTCATACAATGGAATATTACAAAGGATTTAGATACGCTTAAGTTATGTGAATTGCTGAATACCAGCATGGACTTTGCCCGTAAGAAACTGGATGAAATCAAACGAACAACGCCCAATAAACCTACTACACTTATCAAATTGCTGGATCCGCAAACGTTTGCCCGTTTTCAGGAACATCTTTTTGAATTTCCGTCCATCTCCTTCCAAACCCGTACCGTACGGCGCTATCCGTATCACGGCGGTGCGGCGCTCTTGGGTTATCTGAGTGAGGTAACGGAAAATAATATTGCAAATTCGGAAGGCTATTACGAGCTGGGGGATTATATGGGTACCACCGGGCTGGAATATTTTTATGATGAATGGCTGAGAGGAGAGAAGGGGTATAGCTTTCAGGTGGTCGATGTGAAAAATACCTATAAGGGGAAATATAAAGACGGGAAGGACGACAAGATTCCGGTAGCCGGCTGGGATTTGGTATCCGGCATAGATGCGGAACTGCAGGCGTACGGGGAAAAACTGATGCAGGGGAAAGTGGGTGGCATAGTGGCTATCGAGCCTTCCACCGGCGAAATACTGGCGTATGTCAGCAGTCCGGGATACGACCCGAATATCCTGACCGGCAGATACCGGCGTCATAATTTTAATGTGTTGTTCAAGGATTATTATAAACCATTGTTAAACCGCCCGATTCAGGCGATGTATCCGCCGGGGTCCACCTTCAAGGCAGGTGCGGCTTTAGTGATGCTGCAGGAAAATATCCATGGAGAAAAATGGTCGTGGTTCTGTCCGGGAGGATACAGGGTGGGCAATCATGTGGTGAAATGTCACGGCGTTCATGGTATCCCTGATGTGGAAACCGCCCTGCAGTATTCCTGCAATTCTTATTTCTGTAAGATTTACAATGACTTTATCATGGACTCCGTTTTTGCTGCGCCGGAAATTGGATATCAGAAATGGTGGGATATGACGAGTCAGTTTGGATATGGCAAGAAAATCGGTATTGACCTCGCCGGCGAAAAGAAGGGTAATTTACCGACCGTAAAATATTATAACAAAGTATTCGGTGCGGGCAGATGGAAGGCATCCACGGTGATATCAAATTCCATCGGTCAGGGCGAAGTTTTGGCTACTCCGCTGCAGATAGCGAATGCCATGGTCATCATAGCAAACAAAGGATTTTATATTACGCCTAAGATTTGCCGGTTCCTGAAGAAGGATGATAAATACAGGAAACCAAAGAAAGTAAAGATTGTTACGACCATTGATTCTGTCTATTACAGATATGTTACGGACGGATTGGAAAAAGTGGTACTGGCGGGTACCGCGCGGGTTGCACAGATTCCGGGGATTTCATTTTGCGGCAAAACGGGTACGGCACAGAACCCGCATGGAAAAGACCACTCTATTTTTGCCGGATTCGGACCAAAAGAAAATCCTAAGATTGCCATTGCGGTATTTGTCGAAAATGCCGGATTCGGGGCGACCTATGCAGCACCTATTGCATCGCTGATGGTGGAGAAATATTTGAACGACACCATCGCAAAAAAAAGAATACCGCTCGAAGAACGGATGATCAGCATACACCTGATGAAGACAGTATCGGAAATCAAGAACCTGAAATCCGCCGGACAGCAGAAGCAGGATTCCATAGCCAGGATAAAGGCGAAGAAAGATTCTGTCATACGGGATAGATTCAGGCAGGATTCTGTCAAGGCAGCAAAACTGAAAGCACAAAAGGAACTTAAACAGATAAGTGATTCTACTGCCAATTCTCCGAAAATTAAAAATGTGTATCCCTAA